In the Flavobacteriales bacterium genome, GTGATTAAGATGCTTATCAAGAAATGTCACCGCATCCGCAGAATGTACAACAAGGTTGAGGGTTATCCTTTGTGCAAGTACATTGATCTTATCTATTTCAAGAATGTTTACCGGAAAGGCAACTGTTATATCCATCCACCCATGGTCAGCAAAATACAGGGCCATATCCAGGGATGAGACGGTGATTTGACGCACACCTTCCGAACGGAACCATTCTCCGATTTCGGCTGACTGGTGGGTTTTGAAATGAGGCCGAAACCGAACCCTGCCGCTCTCGGCACGTCCCACCATCATCCTGATATTGGCCAATGCCTTTTCCCTGTCAACCAAAAGGGTGGGTTGATTGATTTTCATAAGGCAACGGGTGTAGCAAGCGTCATGACATAATGTTGTATTCCTACCTCATCGAATGGTGCTCCTGTCTTTTGAAATCCGAACTGCGCATACAGAGAACAAACAGAAGTCTGTGCATGCAAATACACCGGCTTGTTCATCGTCAATGCCAGAGCCAGGCTTTCTTTTACCATGGACTTTCCGATGCCCTTACCGCGGACCTCACTTAACACAGCAAACCTTTCCAGTTTCACCTTGCCGTTGACTTCCCTCAGACGGGATGTTGCAACAGGAACATCATTCCAGTATCCCAGAAAATGTGTGGATGAGTGATCCAGGCCATCAAACTCTTCTTCATAAGGACATGCCTGTTCCTGTATAAATACAAGCTCCCTGATACGCATGGCCTCCTGCCAGAGGAGATCATCTGTCATATCAAATGAGCGTATAACCAGCATGGTGGTTAAAACAGATAACTAAGTCCGCATTCTGCCGCCAATGTCATATTCCGGGATGGAGAAAGTGAAGCATCCTTCCATTGCCCCTGGGTATCGGCATCCAGGATTGAATAATCCCAGCGTCCTCCGAGATAGCCGAATATATTTCCGCTGATCTTCAGGTGAACACCTATCCCGGCTGCTGCTGCCAGGTCAATACTTTTGAAAGAACTACTGAATGGAATCCTGTCGCTCTTATTTTTAAAGCTTCGCTGTAACAGAATGTCGTCATAACTCTCTCCGTCAATTAACTCCTCTGCCTTTTTCAGCAGCCCCAACTGGGGGCCAGCAAAAATCTGAAATACAACATCCTTTCTACTGTTGGTATTGGCTGCCAGAAACAGCGGAATCTTGATATACTCCAACCGGAACTCAATTTCTCTGGTGCGGTTCTTTTTCTGCAGACTGTCATAATGCGTAAACAGGAACTTCTGCCCTTGAAATGAGTAGTAAACAGCTGCCTGAGCACTCCACACCGAATCCATGTAATTGGTACCCGACACACCAAAACCATATCCTACCGTCTTCTTATACTCCGTGGTCCCCACATGACTTACCAGGCTATTTGTTTCAGGTAGCCTTTCGGTAAATATGGTCTTGTTGTCATATGACTTTCCATTATACCATGATTGCTGGACAAAGAACCTGGGACTTATCTCCATGCCTTTACAATACATATCCGAGAATCGCTTTG is a window encoding:
- a CDS encoding GNAT family N-acetyltransferase, coding for MLVIRSFDMTDDLLWQEAMRIRELVFIQEQACPYEEEFDGLDHSSTHFLGYWNDVPVATSRLREVNGKVKLERFAVLSEVRGKGIGKSMVKESLALALTMNKPVYLHAQTSVCSLYAQFGFQKTGAPFDEVGIQHYVMTLATPVAL